A portion of the Cyanobium sp. PCC 7001 genome contains these proteins:
- a CDS encoding chlorophyll a/b-binding protein: MTNTPANEKWFQDRATEQIHLEQLQRAERFNGRAAMLGIVIGIITEGLTGAGIAHQIGLGPLIDGYTACRTQFLPFCF, encoded by the coding sequence ATGACCAACACGCCCGCCAACGAAAAGTGGTTCCAGGACCGTGCCACCGAGCAGATCCACCTGGAGCAGCTGCAGCGCGCTGAGCGCTTCAATGGCCGCGCCGCCATGCTCGGCATCGTGATCGGCATCATCACCGAAGGTCTCACCGGAGCCGGCATCGCTCACCAGATCGGCCTCGGCCCCCTGATCGACGGGTACACCGCCTGCCGCACCCAGTTCCTGCCCTTCTGCTTCTGA
- a CDS encoding glutaredoxin family protein, giving the protein MASPPLHHVRLYRMDLPDHTCPWGLKAVRLLEERQIPFEDHPLRSDEEVDAFKAAHGVATTPQVYADQERIGGYSELARRLGTRPEAADVSYIPVIAVFATAALMALALAGGFNGFMGIAICLLAMLKLMDVEAFAASFRKYDLLSQRWSSWARLYPGVELLVGLGILLRPELLVAARLLGATAVVLGGMGMVSVGKAVFIDRLALNCACVGGNSRTPLGVVSFAENLIMGVMGTLMLVAGRVAL; this is encoded by the coding sequence ATGGCATCGCCTCCCCTCCATCACGTGCGGCTTTACCGCATGGACCTGCCCGATCACACCTGTCCCTGGGGGCTGAAGGCGGTGAGACTTCTCGAGGAGCGGCAGATCCCCTTCGAGGACCACCCACTTCGCAGCGACGAGGAGGTGGACGCCTTCAAGGCCGCCCATGGGGTGGCCACCACGCCCCAGGTGTACGCGGACCAGGAGCGCATCGGCGGCTACAGCGAGCTGGCGAGGCGGCTGGGGACCCGGCCGGAAGCCGCCGACGTGTCCTACATCCCGGTGATCGCCGTGTTCGCCACCGCGGCGCTGATGGCTCTGGCGCTGGCAGGCGGTTTCAACGGCTTCATGGGGATCGCCATCTGTCTTCTGGCGATGCTGAAGCTGATGGATGTGGAGGCTTTCGCTGCCAGCTTCCGCAAGTACGACCTGCTCAGCCAGCGCTGGAGCAGCTGGGCCCGCCTGTACCCCGGAGTGGAACTGCTGGTGGGCCTCGGCATCCTGCTGCGGCCGGAACTCCTGGTGGCGGCACGGCTGTTGGGCGCCACGGCCGTGGTGCTCGGGGGCATGGGCATGGTGTCCGTGGGCAAGGCCGTGTTCATCGACCGTCTGGCCCTGAACTGCGCCTGCGTGGGGGGCAACAGCCGCACGCCCCTCGGCGTGGTGAGCTTTGCCGAGAACCTGATCATGGGCGTGATGGGCACCCTGATGCTGGTGGCTGGACGGGTCGCCCTTTGA
- a CDS encoding DUF6671 family protein, translating to MAPAGPYAGRRVCLTTLHGKEKVLARPFRHGLAAELQVCGCDTDQLGTFSGEIERADDPITTCRRKAELGLAATGLPLGLASEGSFGPHPAVPLLPVGQEVLVFLDRERQLTLVEQRLELRTAFASRVVAPSDLQDQDLLRWLHQVQFPSHALIARPHGSSHPGSRSDLCIKAIRSETALAAAIARCAALSADGTVRLDTDMRAHCNPTRMASIRRLGFQLVRRLRQLCPACGAPGWGRVELIPGLPCRCCGTSTALVAQERWGCAACPHTELRPRRDGRTVADPGHCPWCNP from the coding sequence ATGGCGCCGGCAGGCCCCTACGCCGGACGCAGGGTCTGCCTGACCACGCTCCACGGCAAGGAGAAGGTGCTCGCCCGGCCTTTCCGGCATGGCCTCGCCGCCGAGCTTCAGGTGTGTGGCTGCGATACCGACCAGCTCGGCACCTTCAGTGGGGAGATCGAGCGTGCGGACGACCCGATCACCACCTGCCGCCGCAAGGCGGAGCTCGGCCTCGCGGCCACCGGGCTGCCGCTCGGGCTCGCCAGCGAGGGCAGCTTCGGCCCCCACCCGGCCGTGCCCCTGCTGCCCGTGGGCCAGGAGGTGCTGGTGTTCCTCGACCGGGAGCGCCAGCTCACGCTGGTGGAGCAGCGGCTGGAGCTCCGCACCGCCTTCGCCAGCCGCGTCGTGGCGCCATCCGACCTGCAGGACCAGGATCTCCTGCGCTGGCTGCATCAGGTGCAGTTCCCCAGCCATGCGCTGATCGCCCGGCCCCATGGGTCCAGCCATCCGGGCAGCCGCAGCGACCTGTGCATCAAGGCCATCCGCTCCGAGACGGCCCTGGCGGCCGCCATCGCCCGCTGCGCCGCCCTGTCCGCCGATGGCACGGTGCGACTCGACACCGACATGCGGGCCCACTGCAACCCCACCCGCATGGCCAGCATCCGGCGGCTCGGCTTCCAGCTGGTGCGCCGGTTGCGGCAGTTGTGCCCGGCCTGCGGCGCTCCCGGCTGGGGGCGGGTGGAGCTGATCCCCGGTCTGCCCTGCCGTTGCTGCGGCACCAGCACGGCCCTGGTGGCCCAGGAGCGCTGGGGCTGTGCCGCCTGCCCCCACACCGAGCTGCGGCCCCGCCGGGATGGCAGGACCGTGGCCGATCCAGGGCATTGCCCCTGGTGCAATCCCTGA
- a CDS encoding HAD-IC family P-type ATPase — protein sequence MAADLAQAHATGTANLLEALASDPGRGLSAEEAERRLQAWGLNQLSERRARPAWLRFLGQFNDPLLYTLLTVGGVKLLLGEPTEAWVIWSVTVINAVIGYVQENKAETAIAALARSVRTQVEVLRDGARQRLASEQLVPGDVVQLEAGNKVPADLRLLTARELRVDESGLTGESLPVFKTTEPVAGDTPLADRHGMAYAGSLVTAGQALGLVVATGNATEVGQISHSLAEQVNLSTPLTRKFEGFTHTLLQLVLALAGLTFLVGVARGRAAAEMFDGAVALAVGAIPEELPAIVTITLAIGVNRMARRNAIIRKLPAVEALGSTTVICSDKTGTLTQNRMTVMEIYAGGECWSLGQLWPVALEPAAASPSSGPEPAGHQDPLSRNLALRETLLAGLLCNDARPSRQQGLVGDPTETALLQSAATAGLDRQQALDRHPRRDAIPFASEQQFMATLHGDQRILLKGSVEAVLSRCRAQLAADGREEPLDPAAIATAVSAMARQGQRVLAFAVGQAEPRLQQLAHEHLSGSLVFLGLQGMLDPPRPEALSAVRACQKAGITVKMITGDHRDTARWVAAELGLGRGGAVQAVEGRELEGCPAEELQALAERTDVFARVAPAQKLALVQALQARGAVVAMTGDGVNDAPALKQADIGIAMGRSGTEVAREAADMLLTDDNFATIEAAVEEGRAVYLNLRKTLAFVLPVNGGASMTILLGALLGLELPVTALQVLWLNMVCSLSLSVPLAFEPQPPRLMEQPPRPPGQPLLNGPLVRRVLMVSAFYWMLIFGVFLGVSARGGSLELARTIAIQTLVLAQVVYLLSLSQASKTGWRQWVRMPMLLGGISLALLLQVLFSQASWMNRFFATAALSGSQWLLCALAMLAMLPVAWLGDRLDPMASGSSSPQAPRGGRNGADKDEEMERVPHNPQQR from the coding sequence ATGGCCGCCGACCTGGCCCAGGCCCATGCCACGGGCACGGCCAACCTGCTGGAGGCCCTGGCCAGCGATCCCGGCCGCGGACTGAGCGCTGAGGAGGCCGAGCGGCGGTTGCAGGCGTGGGGCCTCAACCAGCTGAGCGAACGCCGGGCGAGGCCGGCGTGGCTGCGCTTCCTCGGCCAGTTCAACGATCCGCTGCTCTACACGCTGCTCACCGTGGGCGGCGTGAAGCTGCTGCTGGGCGAACCCACCGAGGCGTGGGTGATCTGGAGCGTCACGGTGATCAACGCCGTGATCGGCTACGTGCAGGAGAACAAGGCTGAAACCGCCATCGCCGCCCTGGCCCGCTCGGTGCGCACCCAGGTGGAGGTGCTGCGGGATGGTGCGCGCCAGCGGCTCGCCTCGGAACAGCTGGTGCCCGGCGATGTGGTGCAGCTGGAGGCGGGCAACAAGGTGCCGGCCGACCTGCGGCTGCTGACGGCACGGGAGCTGAGGGTGGATGAATCCGGGCTCACGGGCGAATCGCTGCCGGTGTTCAAGACCACCGAGCCCGTGGCCGGCGACACCCCACTGGCCGATCGCCACGGCATGGCCTACGCCGGCAGCCTGGTCACCGCCGGGCAGGCCCTCGGCCTGGTGGTGGCCACCGGCAACGCCACCGAAGTGGGGCAGATCTCCCACTCCCTCGCCGAACAGGTCAACCTCAGCACGCCGCTCACCCGCAAGTTCGAGGGCTTCACCCACACGCTGCTGCAGCTGGTGCTGGCCCTGGCGGGGCTCACCTTCCTGGTGGGGGTGGCCCGCGGCCGGGCCGCCGCGGAGATGTTCGATGGCGCCGTGGCCCTCGCCGTGGGGGCCATCCCGGAGGAGCTCCCCGCCATCGTCACGATCACCCTGGCGATCGGGGTGAACCGCATGGCCCGCCGCAACGCCATCATCCGCAAGCTGCCGGCGGTGGAAGCCCTCGGCAGCACCACCGTGATCTGCTCCGACAAGACCGGCACCCTCACCCAGAACCGGATGACGGTGATGGAGATCTACGCCGGGGGCGAGTGCTGGAGCCTGGGCCAGCTCTGGCCGGTGGCGCTGGAGCCGGCAGCCGCCTCCCCGTCCTCCGGCCCTGAGCCCGCTGGCCACCAGGACCCCCTCAGCCGCAACCTGGCCCTGCGCGAAACCCTGCTGGCCGGTCTGCTCTGCAACGACGCCCGCCCCAGCCGTCAGCAGGGGCTGGTGGGGGATCCCACCGAGACGGCCCTGCTCCAGTCCGCCGCCACCGCAGGGCTCGACCGGCAGCAGGCGCTGGATCGCCATCCCCGCCGCGACGCCATTCCCTTCGCTTCGGAGCAGCAGTTCATGGCCACGCTGCACGGCGATCAGCGCATCCTGCTCAAGGGGTCGGTGGAGGCGGTGCTGAGCCGCTGCCGGGCCCAGCTGGCCGCCGACGGCCGCGAGGAACCCCTCGATCCCGCCGCCATTGCCACGGCGGTGAGCGCCATGGCCCGCCAGGGTCAGCGGGTGCTGGCCTTCGCGGTGGGTCAGGCCGAGCCCCGGCTGCAGCAGCTGGCCCATGAGCACCTCAGCGGCAGCCTGGTGTTCCTCGGCCTGCAGGGCATGCTGGATCCGCCGCGGCCCGAGGCCCTCTCGGCCGTGCGGGCCTGCCAGAAGGCCGGCATCACCGTGAAGATGATCACCGGTGACCACCGCGACACCGCCCGCTGGGTGGCCGCCGAGCTGGGCCTGGGGCGCGGCGGTGCCGTGCAGGCCGTGGAGGGGCGCGAGCTGGAGGGCTGCCCTGCCGAGGAGCTGCAGGCGCTGGCCGAGCGCACCGATGTCTTCGCCCGCGTGGCCCCGGCCCAGAAGCTGGCCCTGGTGCAGGCCCTGCAGGCCCGGGGCGCCGTGGTCGCCATGACCGGCGATGGCGTCAACGACGCCCCCGCCCTGAAGCAGGCGGACATCGGCATCGCCATGGGCCGGAGCGGCACCGAGGTGGCCCGCGAGGCGGCCGACATGCTGCTCACCGACGACAACTTCGCCACGATCGAGGCGGCGGTGGAGGAGGGACGGGCCGTGTACCTCAACCTGCGCAAGACCCTGGCCTTCGTGCTGCCGGTGAACGGCGGCGCCTCGATGACGATCCTGCTCGGCGCCCTGCTGGGTCTGGAGCTGCCGGTGACAGCCCTGCAGGTGCTGTGGCTGAACATGGTCTGCTCCCTCAGCCTGTCGGTGCCGCTCGCCTTCGAGCCGCAGCCACCGCGGCTGATGGAGCAGCCACCCCGGCCGCCGGGCCAGCCGCTGCTCAACGGCCCCCTGGTGCGGCGGGTGCTGATGGTGTCGGCCTTCTACTGGATGCTGATCTTTGGAGTGTTTCTGGGCGTGTCGGCCAGGGGCGGCTCGCTGGAGCTGGCCCGCACCATCGCCATTCAGACCCTGGTGCTGGCCCAGGTGGTGTACCTGCTGAGCCTGAGCCAGGCGAGCAAGACGGGCTGGCGCCAGTGGGTGCGGATGCCCATGCTGCTGGGGGGAATCAGCCTGGCCCTGCTGCTGCAGGTGCTGTTCAGCCAGGCCTCCTGGATGAACCGCTTCTTCGCCACCGCGGCGCTCAGCGGTTCCCAGTGGCTGCTGTGCGCTCTGGCCATGCTGGCCATGCTGCCGGTGGCCTGGCTCGGCGACCGGCTGGATCCCATGGCCAGCGGGTCGTCCTCGCCTCAGGCCCCACGCGGTGGACGCAACGGGGCTGACAAAGACGAGGAGATGGAGAGGGTGCCGCACAACCCGCAGCAACGGTGA
- a CDS encoding cation:proton antiporter, protein MDSLPTVLMEIGSHQLEVAETLIGVGRFLVIFVAARTIAELMVRLQLPTILGELVAGVLIGASGLHLVLPPDTQAHLSEAVLGLVGSLADVPAATVEEVYRETFPSLQAVSQIGLFALLFLTGLESELDELVAVGVQATTVAVTGVVLPFALGTAGLYFLFHVPLIPAVFAGAAMTATSIGITASVFGELQWLKRKEGQIVIGAAVLDDILGIVILAVVVSLAGGGAFTIGPILKLCAAALVFVAAALFLSRTAAPVFDWVVDRLKAPGDVAVASFVVLTLCCFAAQAIGLEAALGAFAAGLILSASKHTHDIDTAVKPLVALFATVFFVLIGTGMDLSVLNPFDPANREGLIVAVFLLAVAIVGKVAAGWTYTSKDPTNRLVVGLGMMPRGEVGLIFLGLGTQAGILTPALEAAILLMVIGTTFLAPILLRLVIGTKAVPAAQPS, encoded by the coding sequence ATGGATTCCTTGCCCACCGTGCTGATGGAAATCGGCAGTCACCAGCTCGAAGTGGCGGAAACCCTGATCGGGGTGGGGCGCTTCCTGGTGATCTTTGTGGCGGCCCGCACCATCGCCGAGCTGATGGTGCGGCTGCAGCTGCCCACGATCCTGGGCGAACTCGTTGCCGGGGTGCTGATCGGTGCCTCCGGACTGCATCTGGTGCTTCCCCCCGACACCCAGGCCCATCTCAGTGAGGCCGTGCTGGGCCTGGTGGGTTCCCTGGCCGATGTGCCCGCCGCCACGGTGGAGGAGGTGTACCGCGAAACCTTCCCCAGCCTCCAGGCCGTGTCGCAGATCGGTCTGTTCGCCCTGCTCTTCCTCACCGGTCTCGAGAGTGAACTCGACGAGCTGGTGGCCGTGGGGGTGCAGGCCACCACGGTGGCGGTGACCGGTGTGGTGCTGCCCTTTGCCCTCGGCACCGCCGGCCTCTATTTCCTCTTCCATGTGCCCTTGATTCCGGCGGTGTTCGCCGGCGCGGCGATGACCGCCACCTCGATCGGCATCACCGCCAGCGTGTTCGGCGAGCTGCAGTGGCTCAAGCGCAAGGAGGGTCAGATCGTGATCGGCGCAGCCGTGCTCGACGACATCCTCGGCATCGTCATCCTGGCGGTGGTGGTGTCGCTGGCCGGAGGCGGCGCCTTCACCATCGGTCCGATCCTCAAGCTCTGCGCCGCGGCTCTGGTGTTCGTGGCGGCGGCCCTGTTCCTCAGCCGAACGGCCGCCCCGGTGTTCGACTGGGTCGTGGACCGTCTGAAGGCCCCCGGCGATGTGGCCGTGGCCAGCTTCGTCGTTCTCACCCTCTGCTGCTTCGCCGCCCAGGCGATCGGCCTGGAGGCGGCCCTCGGCGCCTTCGCCGCCGGCCTGATCCTGAGTGCCTCGAAGCACACCCATGACATCGACACGGCCGTGAAACCCCTGGTGGCCCTGTTCGCCACCGTGTTCTTCGTGCTGATCGGCACAGGAATGGATCTCTCGGTGCTCAATCCCTTCGATCCCGCCAACCGGGAAGGCCTGATCGTGGCCGTGTTCCTGCTGGCGGTGGCGATCGTCGGCAAGGTGGCCGCGGGCTGGACCTACACCAGCAAGGACCCCACCAACAGGCTGGTGGTGGGTCTCGGCATGATGCCCCGGGGCGAAGTGGGCCTGATCTTCCTCGGGCTCGGCACCCAGGCCGGCATCCTCACCCCGGCGCTGGAAGCCGCGATCCTGCTGATGGTGATCGGCACCACCTTCCTGGCCCCGATCCTGCTGCGGCTCGTGATCGGCACCAAGGCGGTGCCTGCGGCGCAACCCTCCTGA
- a CDS encoding Fe2+-dependent dioxygenase, whose translation MRFAVEPLLSSERVDAMRSALLAPGVPWRSGAETAGWHARTVKHNRQLAQDSPLHGELAQQVREALLAHPLVASAALPVRVHGLLFSRCGAGEGYGRHVDNAYMKDGRSDLSFTLFLSDPASYTGGALMLETPAGEEPVRLGAGALIVYPSTLLHRVEPVRSGERLVAVGWIQSRVRQADQRELLFELDTARRALFAAKDEEVFALISRSYTNLLRRWGD comes from the coding sequence ATGCGTTTCGCCGTTGAGCCCCTGCTCTCCTCCGAGCGTGTGGACGCCATGCGGTCGGCGCTGCTGGCGCCCGGAGTGCCCTGGCGCTCCGGCGCCGAAACGGCCGGATGGCACGCCCGCACCGTGAAGCACAACCGCCAGCTGGCCCAGGACTCCCCGCTGCACGGCGAGCTGGCGCAGCAGGTGCGGGAGGCGCTGCTGGCCCATCCACTGGTGGCCTCCGCGGCCCTGCCCGTGCGGGTGCACGGGCTGCTGTTCAGCCGCTGCGGCGCGGGCGAGGGGTACGGGCGTCATGTGGACAACGCCTACATGAAGGACGGGCGCAGCGATCTGTCCTTCACCCTGTTTCTCTCCGATCCCGCCAGCTACACCGGTGGAGCGCTGATGCTGGAAACCCCTGCCGGGGAAGAGCCGGTGCGGCTGGGCGCCGGTGCGTTGATCGTGTACCCGAGCACCCTGCTGCATCGCGTCGAACCGGTGCGCAGCGGCGAGCGGCTGGTGGCGGTGGGCTGGATCCAGAGCCGCGTGCGGCAGGCGGACCAACGGGAGCTGCTGTTCGAGCTCGACACCGCCCGACGCGCCCTCTTCGCCGCCAAGGATGAGGAGGTGTTCGCGCTGATCAGCCGCAGTTACACCAACCTGCTGCGCCGCTGGGGTGACTGA
- a CDS encoding Crp/Fnr family transcriptional regulator, with amino-acid sequence MSRRCLRLSLRAGETLPSNLCWRVEQGYVWLARWCPGADPLTLGVWGPGELVMPALIGLTGLELRSLSAVVVEEEEASSAMEREFLEEQLRQAAILLLLSRVRPAESRLLQLLDWFGTRFGTMTTEGVVLRFGQKHLTHQQLAEIAGMTRVTVTKALTQFRQSGVLAGRPDGGLLLRVPSTELWECD; translated from the coding sequence ATGTCACGTCGTTGTCTTCGCCTCAGCCTGAGGGCTGGCGAGACGCTGCCCAGCAATCTCTGCTGGCGGGTTGAACAGGGCTATGTGTGGTTGGCGCGCTGGTGCCCCGGCGCCGACCCTCTCACTTTGGGGGTGTGGGGCCCCGGCGAACTGGTGATGCCCGCGTTGATCGGCCTCACCGGCCTGGAGCTCCGTTCCCTTTCCGCCGTGGTGGTGGAGGAGGAGGAAGCCTCCAGCGCGATGGAGCGGGAATTCCTGGAAGAACAGCTGCGGCAGGCCGCCATCCTGTTGCTGCTCAGCCGGGTGCGTCCGGCCGAATCCCGCCTGCTGCAGCTGCTCGATTGGTTCGGCACACGCTTCGGCACCATGACCACTGAGGGCGTGGTGCTGCGCTTCGGGCAGAAGCACCTGACCCATCAGCAACTGGCGGAGATCGCCGGCATGACCAGGGTCACGGTGACCAAGGCCCTCACCCAGTTCCGCCAGTCCGGCGTGCTTGCCGGCCGGCCCGATGGCGGCCTGCTGCTCAGGGTGCCCTCCACGGAGCTGTGGGAATGCGATTGA
- a CDS encoding sodium-dependent bicarbonate transport family permease, translating to MSDFFPLFLKQVQSPTLGFLIGGIIVASLGSQLKIPDSIYKFITFFLLLKVGLSGGIAIRKSNLAELLLPALAAVLLGILIVLIAQYTLARCSGIRFVDAVATGGLFGAVSGSTLAAVLPQLDTAGIKYEAWSAALYPFMDIPALVTAIVVASIYVGRKADGTSEDVDIWAIVKDSLQSSAVTALLLGVALGILTKPEPVYESFFSPLFRGFLSILMIIMGMEAAQRMNELRKVAQWFAIYALIAPILHGFLAFGFGLVIHQLTGFSIGGCVVLAVIAASSSDISGPPTLRAGIPSANPSAYIGASTAIGTPVAIAICIPLFIGIAQSMLAT from the coding sequence GTGTCCGATTTCTTCCCTCTCTTTCTCAAGCAGGTTCAGTCTCCAACGCTTGGTTTCTTGATCGGCGGCATCATCGTCGCTTCCCTGGGAAGCCAGCTGAAAATTCCAGACTCAATCTACAAGTTCATCACCTTCTTCCTGTTGTTGAAGGTTGGATTGAGCGGCGGCATCGCCATTCGCAAGTCCAATCTGGCTGAGCTGTTGCTTCCGGCCCTGGCGGCCGTGCTGCTGGGCATTCTCATTGTTCTGATCGCCCAGTACACGCTGGCTCGATGCTCTGGCATCCGCTTCGTGGATGCCGTGGCCACAGGAGGCCTCTTCGGCGCCGTGAGTGGTTCCACCCTCGCGGCCGTGCTGCCCCAACTGGACACCGCCGGCATCAAGTACGAGGCCTGGAGTGCGGCCCTGTATCCCTTCATGGACATCCCGGCGCTGGTGACGGCGATCGTGGTGGCCAGCATCTATGTGGGTCGCAAGGCCGACGGCACGTCCGAAGACGTGGATATCTGGGCGATCGTGAAGGACAGCCTTCAGAGTTCCGCCGTGACGGCCCTGCTGCTGGGTGTGGCCCTCGGTATCCTCACCAAGCCCGAACCCGTGTACGAGAGCTTCTTCAGCCCGCTGTTCCGTGGCTTCCTCTCGATCCTGATGATCATCATGGGGATGGAGGCCGCCCAGCGGATGAATGAGCTGCGCAAGGTGGCCCAATGGTTTGCCATCTATGCCCTGATTGCGCCGATCCTGCATGGCTTCCTTGCCTTTGGCTTTGGCCTTGTGATCCATCAGCTCACCGGTTTCAGCATCGGCGGTTGTGTGGTGCTGGCCGTGATCGCGGCCTCCAGCTCCGATATCTCGGGCCCGCCTACCCTGCGGGCAGGCATCCCCTCGGCGAATCCATCCGCCTACATCGGCGCTTCCACCGCCATCGGCACTCCCGTGGCCATTGCCATCTGTATCCCGCTGTTCATCGGGATTGCCCAATCCATGCTTGCTACGTAA
- a CDS encoding chlorophyll a/b-binding protein — MTDSTARFGFSAFAETWNGRLAMLGFVIGLATELLTGQGILSQVGLG; from the coding sequence ATGACCGACTCCACCGCCCGCTTCGGCTTCAGCGCCTTCGCCGAAACCTGGAATGGCCGTCTGGCCATGCTCGGCTTCGTGATCGGCCTGGCCACCGAGCTGCTCACCGGTCAGGGCATCCTCTCCCAGGTCGGCCTGGGTTGA
- a CDS encoding AhpC/TSA family protein, translating to MPTSAAAQGITEADSTPPAALLEALATREGMAAGHRRLVLLWGQLGDFDSLEYAQALAGSRGRLEQAGIKVLAFGIGNEAGRQRFCAFTGFPLAWLEAVPDATLHQALDLYPGLQLPIGPWGNLLLMCAGLGSPGTLQEVLRGYTGDRQAPPLIDEQAVIHAPPLPPLRGSLFARAGGRGFQRPFELATIRLRNMGEVLGHWRTYVPRDAFLTQRGGTFLLDADNTLLYVHRDRGILGFAETMAQPLRFLEPYLGA from the coding sequence TTGCCTACATCGGCTGCGGCCCAAGGGATCACAGAGGCTGACTCCACGCCGCCCGCGGCCCTGCTCGAAGCCCTGGCCACCCGCGAGGGCATGGCCGCAGGCCACCGCCGGCTGGTGCTGCTCTGGGGCCAGCTCGGGGATTTCGACAGCCTCGAGTACGCCCAGGCCCTGGCGGGATCCCGCGGCCGGCTCGAACAGGCCGGGATCAAGGTGCTGGCCTTCGGCATCGGCAACGAGGCGGGCCGGCAGCGCTTCTGCGCCTTCACCGGCTTCCCGCTTGCCTGGCTGGAGGCGGTGCCGGACGCGACGCTCCATCAGGCGCTGGATCTCTACCCGGGCCTGCAGCTGCCGATCGGGCCCTGGGGCAACCTGCTGCTGATGTGCGCCGGGCTCGGCTCCCCGGGCACGCTGCAGGAAGTGCTGCGCGGCTACACGGGCGACCGCCAGGCTCCCCCGTTGATCGACGAGCAGGCAGTGATCCACGCCCCTCCCCTGCCCCCACTGCGGGGTTCCCTGTTCGCCCGGGCCGGCGGCCGGGGCTTTCAGCGGCCGTTCGAGCTGGCCACGATCCGCCTGCGCAACATGGGCGAGGTGCTGGGGCATTGGCGCACCTATGTGCCCCGCGACGCTTTCCTCACCCAGCGGGGCGGCACCTTCCTGCTGGACGCGGACAACACCCTGCTCTACGTCCACCGGGACCGGGGCATTCTGGGGTTCGCCGAGACCATGGCCCAACCGCTGCGGTTCCTGGAGCCCTACCTCGGTGCCTGA
- a CDS encoding multicopper oxidase family protein, protein MTHSFGRRSFLSLAAGGTAAAAGAVLLGRAATLGPHHPLHAAGASPIRSVGGRLELDLVAQETAVCIADGPAKALTYNGLLPGPLLELEPGDAVRIRLHNRLSQPTNLHYHGLHVPPGGNADNVFLSVAPGASHTYDFRLPADHPAGTFYYHPHRHGTVADQVFGGLGGVLIVRGPLDRIPEVAAAREQVLFLKDLPAAGALGGRGMGMGMGMGMGMGRMLGREGPVLTVNGQVTPELQLPAGGLLRLRIVNGSNARFWRLALEEHSFHLIATDAGALAAPVELQELLLVPGERAEVLVQARRSGGRFRLLNLPYSRAAGGMGRGMGMGRVAGRRGMGRGSGGGEPDGPGPWPNAPQTIATLTYAGAVEALPLPQRLLPVEPLPEPVRTRRFLLNHAMAPGRGMVFLINGRPYDHHRTDTTVRLGDTEDWELVNDGVMDHPFHVHINPVQVISRDGRPEPYRAWRDVVAVRAGETVRIRTRFSDYPGRTVYHCHILDHEELGMMGTLQIEA, encoded by the coding sequence TTGACACACTCATTCGGCCGGCGATCGTTCCTCAGCCTCGCGGCCGGTGGCACGGCCGCCGCCGCAGGCGCTGTGCTGCTGGGACGCGCCGCCACGCTTGGGCCTCACCACCCCCTCCACGCCGCGGGCGCCTCCCCCATCCGGTCGGTCGGGGGGCGCCTGGAGCTGGATCTGGTGGCCCAGGAGACGGCCGTCTGCATCGCCGATGGCCCGGCAAAGGCGCTCACCTACAACGGGCTGCTCCCCGGCCCGCTGCTCGAGCTGGAGCCGGGCGACGCGGTGCGGATCCGGCTGCACAACCGCCTGTCGCAGCCCACCAACCTCCATTACCACGGCCTGCACGTGCCGCCAGGCGGCAACGCCGACAACGTGTTTCTGAGCGTGGCGCCCGGGGCCAGCCACACCTACGACTTCCGCCTGCCGGCCGACCATCCGGCCGGCACCTTCTACTACCACCCCCACCGCCACGGCACGGTGGCCGATCAGGTGTTCGGCGGCCTGGGCGGGGTGCTGATCGTGCGAGGTCCCCTCGATCGCATCCCCGAAGTGGCGGCCGCCCGGGAGCAGGTGCTGTTCCTCAAGGATCTGCCCGCCGCCGGGGCGTTGGGCGGGCGGGGCATGGGCATGGGCATGGGCATGGGCATGGGCATGGGGAGGATGCTGGGACGGGAGGGTCCGGTGCTCACCGTCAACGGCCAGGTGACTCCGGAGCTACAGCTGCCCGCCGGTGGCCTGCTGCGGCTGCGGATCGTGAACGGCTCCAATGCCCGCTTCTGGCGTCTGGCCCTGGAGGAGCACAGCTTTCACCTGATCGCCACCGACGCCGGCGCTCTGGCGGCGCCGGTGGAGCTCCAGGAGCTGTTGCTGGTGCCCGGCGAGCGTGCCGAGGTGCTGGTGCAGGCCCGCCGCTCCGGCGGGCGCTTCCGCCTGCTGAACCTTCCCTACAGCCGTGCAGCTGGAGGCATGGGCAGGGGGATGGGGATGGGAAGGGTGGCAGGCCGCAGGGGGATGGGCCGAGGCAGCGGCGGCGGGGAACCCGACGGACCTGGCCCATGGCCGAACGCTCCCCAGACGATCGCCACCCTCACCTACGCAGGGGCGGTGGAGGCCCTGCCCCTGCCGCAGCGTCTGCTGCCGGTGGAGCCGCTGCCGGAGCCGGTGCGCACGCGCCGCTTCCTGCTCAACCACGCCATGGCACCGGGCCGGGGCATGGTGTTTCTGATCAACGGCAGGCCTTACGACCACCACCGCACCGACACCACGGTGCGACTCGGGGACACCGAGGACTGGGAGCTGGTGAACGACGGCGTGATGGATCACCCCTTCCACGTGCACATCAATCCCGTGCAGGTGATCAGCCGCGACGGACGGCCCGAGCCCTACCGCGCCTGGCGGGACGTGGTGGCAGTGCGCGCGGGGGAAACGGTGCGCATCCGCACGCGCTTCTCCGACTACCCCGGACGCACGGTGTACCACTGCCACATCCTCGACCACGAGGAACTGGGCATGATGGGCACGCTGCAGATCGAGGCCTGA